AAGCCGAGAGCCAGGTCCTGCTGGCAAGTGATTTCGCCAGGTTCGACGGCTCCCCGTTCATGGGCGCGTTCGCCTACGACGTCAGCCGCGACGGGATCCTCCAGTTCGGCCCGCCGACCCAGTGCGTGTTCATCGACGCCTGCCGCGTCCCGCTGACCGAGCAGGTCCGACAGCTCAACCGCGGTGTATCGGCACTGAAGACCGCCGACGCCTACGGTGAGCGCCGCTGCGCCCATGACCTGACGCTGAGGGCGCCGCTGTTCGACGTCATGGAAGCTCCGCCGAACATCGCCGGATACTCCGACGGAGTCGTCTCGTACTTCACCTCGGCCCTCACCCGTGCCTTGGACGGCCAGGCCGCCGTTGAGGAGGCCCTCACCGGCGAGTGGGTGGTCGACAACCAGACCGTCAGCTCGAGAATGACCGGGCTGCTGCAACAAGAGATCGGGACCGGAACGACCGGCCGCGCCGTCGAAGGCGCGAAGATCTTCGACAGGAAGGTGCTCCGGCGCCTGCACACGCCCCCCTCCACCAAGATCACGGTGAGCTGCGAGCCGCTGGCCGAGACCGGAACGCTGAGCTGCACGCCGAACCCGGCGGTGCGCGCAGCCTACGAGCACAGGGCTCAGGATGGTGAACCGTGGGAGTTCCTGGCTGAAGCGGGTCATTACATGGTGACGGCCGAATGCGAACGGGGATTACATCGCGTAGGGCCGAAACCGGTCTACGCTGCCCCGCCGACCAGCTACGTCAGGCTGGAGCTGACGCGATGACGACCGTGGAGTTCGAGCTGGCTGCGGCCGACCCGTCGGTTGTCGGGACACCCGTCGCTGTCGAGGCGAAGTGCCACCCGGCCAGGCGCGGCGCATGGTTCGTCGTCCCTGTCGGGGGCCGGCAGCGATGGTCCGCCGAGGGGGACCACTGCGTCCTCACCGCCCTGCTGCCGTGCGGGGCGACGGTGACCGAGAGCATCGCGCTGACGGGACCGACGGTGCAGACCGTCCTGCACCTCGGCGAATACGGTGACCGTCTTTCACTGTTCACGACTGCGCGCCAGCGGGTGTGGGGCAGCTTCGCCGACCCCGCCTACCACAGTGCCTGGGTCCGGCTCTGGCGCCAGAGCCCGACGAAGAAGTGGGAGGTCGTGCCGTGGCCAGGCCCGCCAGTCGGCCGAACTGATGGCGCGGTCGCCTTTCAGTTGTCGCTGCCGCCCATGCCGCACATGGTGCAGACGGGAGGCTACGGCATCACACCTCAACTGACCGTTCTGCCGTCTTCACCTCAGGTACGTCTGACGGTGCTTCCCGCGGCGGGGCGGACGCCATGGCTGGCCACCTTCGTCACGACAGACGATCTGCCCGGCGAGGCACTGCGCGGGTATCTGGCGTGCGGTGCCCTCTCCGCAGCGCGGATGGTCGCAGACTCGGCCGCAGGCCCCGAGGAAAGCCTGATGGGGCGTCTCGCCCGAGACTACCTGTCGCTGCGCGCCGCCTCACCGGAGAAGGTGAAGAGTCTTCCCGCGCAGCTGACCTCGGATGACGCCGTCATCCAAGGTTGGAGGCTGTTGACCGGCGGTCGTCAGCCAGACCAGGACCGTGCCCGAGCGGCTTTCCTGCAGGCGGTCGATCTCGGAACGCCGCTGTTTCCGGAAGGGCTGAGGCTGCTCGCCGACGGGCTTCGTCGCCTGGGTGACCGGCAGACGACGACCGCCCTGATGAACCTGGCGCCGCTGATGGAGGCCGCCGATCTTGCCGGGCCGACGACGGCCTTCGCCGGCACCGAACCCGACCGCCCCGCGGCCAGGGCCACAAGTGCGGCCAGCGACTGGTTGCCGCATACCCAACCGCTTGCAGCCACCCCCTCTTCTGGCACCGTGGTGGTCAAGCCGGAACTGCTTACGTCGACGCCTTCGGCAGGCGTAGTGATCGTCCCACACGCCCAGGATCTCTGGCTGCGCAGGGAAGGCCACGTCGCACAGGAAGCCGTCGAAGTGCTTACCGATGTCAGCCTCTGGAAACTGACCGCAGACCGCTGGCAGCGCCTGAGCCACGTCCTGGACAGCGTGCTGTCCGCGATCAGGAGCGCGGATGTAGCGGCCCTCCAGGACAAGATCATGGAGGTGGAGCTACTGGGCCCGACACGTGCATCTTCGGTGAACAAGTCTGCCATCGCCCCACCGGCTGACGTCGATAGACTGGTGGGCACGCTGATCGAGGTCATCTCGGTTGCGGTGGACGAACAAGGTGCTGACCGACCAGATGGCCGTGGCTGACGACCAGAGCCCAGCGGCGGCGATCCATGCCGCCGCGCTGCTGCGCGCCGCGGTGAGGCAAACCGACCGGCGCGGCCTCGAAGTCAGCATCGCGCGATTGCGGTTGCTTGCAAGCCGTGACGGTCACCAGGGGACGGCATCCATGGCCCTGTCGACCGCCCTGCACGTCCGCTACATATGGAGCGGCGACACTGCCGCTCTGGCAGAGTCGGTCGCCGTTGCCCGCGAGGCGGTACGAGCGGCAGGATCCGACGTCTCGCTGGTCGAGCTGACCAACGCGGCTGTCGGCCTGCAGGCATGGTACGGCGAGACGCGCGACGACATCGTCCTCGCGCAGCTGACCACCCTGATCCGCAGGTTCGCGGTCAGAGACGAACCCTCCGGCGGAGGTCCGGCGGCACCACACCTCGACCTGGCCGAGGTACTCCTGGACCAGCACGCGGGCGCCGATCCACGGATGCGTGAGGCGCTGAAGTCGGCGCGTCAGGCCGCCGAAGCCGAGGGAGGGTCGACAGCGCTGGCCTATGTCACGTTCACCCTCCGGCTCCTGGCGAAACAGCGGGGACGATCGGCGCTGCTCGACGCGGCGATAGCGGTCGCGCGGGCGGCGGTCGCAGCCGTTCCCGGCAGCACCACGGCGCTCGCACAGCTGGCCTGGGTGCTGCTCGACCGTCATAAGCTCCTCGGCGACGCCGATGCTCTCGACGAGTCGATCAAGCTCGGACGCGCCGCCGTCGACCACGGAGACCCGGAGAATGGGTCACGCCCGCTCGCTGCCCTTCCCCTGATGTCCGCGCTGTCCGCCCGATACGCCACCACCGGCGAGCGCGCCGACGTCGAAGCGGCGGCCGCGGTAGGACATCGGTGCCTGCAGCGCTTGCGCGTGGACGACCCCCGACAGGTCCCCCTGCTGGCCGGCCTGGCTGATGTCTGGTCGGAGATCCTCGAACGCACGGCAGATCGTGTGGCCCTGGACGAAGTCAGCAGCGCCTGCCGACGGGCCATGGCACTCACCAGCCATGACCACCCGTACCACGCCGACCTGCTCGTCAGGCTGTCAACCGCGCTGCACCGCTGGTACGAGCACACCGGCGACCAGAGCGCCGCCGCGGAGGCGATCTCGCTCGCCCGCCGCGCGGTGGTTCGTTCGCCCACGGACCGGGCCGACGTCATGTCACACCTGGCCTCCCTCCTGATCACCCAGTTCCGGGCGTCCGGCGAGCTGGCCCTGGCGGACGAGGCGGTCGAACTCGCCGAACGCGCCGCAGCCGCTGAAGGTCGCGAAAACGCCGCCCTGCTGTCCAACGTGTCAGTGGCCCACCAGACGCGTTCAGAAGTGACAGGCGCCCTTTCCGACATCGACCGCGCCATCGCCGCGTGCCGAGCCGCTGTATCTGCGGCGGCAGCGGACGATCCACGGCGATCCACCTATTTCGCCAATCTGTCGCGAGCGCTGGCTCGCCGCCATGCCATCACCGGCGACACCTCGTACCTCACCATGGCGGTGGAGGTCGCCCGCCGTACGGTTCAGGTCCTGCCTGCCGGACAACGGGACGAAGCCCGACATCTGGCGAACCTCTGCGATCTGTTGCTCATCCTCGCCGCCGCGGGCGAACCTGACAACCCCGACATTTATGATCAACTACAGGAGGCTGTGGAAATCGCGCGCATGGCAGTCAGGCTGACGCCGCCCGGCGACCCCAATCACGCCGCGCGGCTCGCCCAGCTCGGTCTGGCCTTGCAAAAGTTGAGCGAGCGGAATGGCGAGCCTCAAGCGCTCGACGACGCGATCACCACCAGCCGGACCGCTGTCGACATGACACCGCTGGATCACGGCACCCGCGCTGGCCGCGTCGCGCACCTCGGCCATGCGTACGCCCTACGGGCGCAGGTGAGCCAGGACGGCGCCGATGCACGTGAAGCCCTTACCTTGCTGCGCGCGGCCGCCGCTGACAGAAGCGCCACGGCGAGCGTTCGCGCGGGCGCAGCCGCGCGCGCCGGACGACTGGCCGCGTCTGCCGGCGATTGGCGTGAGGCAGCCGATGACCTCGCCCACGCCATGACGTTGTTGCGCAGGCTCGTCCACGGCACCGGACACGGCCTCACCACTGAACGCGCGTTGAACGAACTGGCCGGCGTCGCGGCCGATGCCGCGGCCTGCGCAGCAAGATCCGGGGACTTGCCGCGAGCCCTCAGCCTCATCGAACAAGGCACCAGGATGCGCCTGGCTCAGGCATCGGACGCCAATGCGGGAACGGCCAACCTGCCCGCGCTGCATCCGACACTCGCCCATGAGCTCAGGGAGGTGGCGGAGGCATTAGCCCGAGACGACGCGGCAGACGACCTGACCCGATCGCCCGCCGAGGCAGCCGCAACGGTCGCCCATCGTCGGCGTCTGGACGAACGCTGGCAGCGGACCGTCGAGAGCATTCGCGCCCTGCCTGACTTCGCGGACTTCTTCGGTCCGCCATCGCCAGCCTCCCTGCTGGCGGCAGCCCACCAAGGCCCCGTTATCGTCGTCTACGTCAGCTCGATCTGCAGCGGCGCGCTGCTGGTCACCCCCCACGCACTGCAGCACGTCAGTCTGCCCGAGCTGACCGAGAGCCAGGTCGGCGCCAGAGCCAACGCCATCTCGACGGCAGAGTCGGCGAGCCT
The Catellatospora sp. IY07-71 DNA segment above includes these coding regions:
- a CDS encoding caspase family protein — translated: MKELYLDERGSGPGVHALIIGVGQYPYLTGKYLEFDGYSDLTSAPVSALHFMKKLVNTDVAEWAVPVASVDLLLSPARTLVNAAGAEVSVADPTRENIQGAFDDWLERCASHPENIGVFYFCGHGVQAESQVLLASDFARFDGSPFMGAFAYDVSRDGILQFGPPTQCVFIDACRVPLTEQVRQLNRGVSALKTADAYGERRCAHDLTLRAPLFDVMEAPPNIAGYSDGVVSYFTSALTRALDGQAAVEEALTGEWVVDNQTVSSRMTGLLQQEIGTGTTGRAVEGAKIFDRKVLRRLHTPPSTKITVSCEPLAETGTLSCTPNPAVRAAYEHRAQDGEPWEFLAEAGHYMVTAECERGLHRVGPKPVYAAPPTSYVRLELTR
- a CDS encoding CATRA system-associated protein, coding for MTTVEFELAAADPSVVGTPVAVEAKCHPARRGAWFVVPVGGRQRWSAEGDHCVLTALLPCGATVTESIALTGPTVQTVLHLGEYGDRLSLFTTARQRVWGSFADPAYHSAWVRLWRQSPTKKWEVVPWPGPPVGRTDGAVAFQLSLPPMPHMVQTGGYGITPQLTVLPSSPQVRLTVLPAAGRTPWLATFVTTDDLPGEALRGYLACGALSAARMVADSAAGPEESLMGRLARDYLSLRAASPEKVKSLPAQLTSDDAVIQGWRLLTGGRQPDQDRARAAFLQAVDLGTPLFPEGLRLLADGLRRLGDRQTTTALMNLAPLMEAADLAGPTTAFAGTEPDRPAARATSAASDWLPHTQPLAATPSSGTVVVKPELLTSTPSAGVVIVPHAQDLWLRREGHVAQEAVEVLTDVSLWKLTADRWQRLSHVLDSVLSAIRSADVAALQDKIMEVELLGPTRASSVNKSAIAPPADVDRLVGTLIEVISVAVDEQGADRPDGRG
- a CDS encoding CHAT domain-containing protein, with protein sequence MLTDQMAVADDQSPAAAIHAAALLRAAVRQTDRRGLEVSIARLRLLASRDGHQGTASMALSTALHVRYIWSGDTAALAESVAVAREAVRAAGSDVSLVELTNAAVGLQAWYGETRDDIVLAQLTTLIRRFAVRDEPSGGGPAAPHLDLAEVLLDQHAGADPRMREALKSARQAAEAEGGSTALAYVTFTLRLLAKQRGRSALLDAAIAVARAAVAAVPGSTTALAQLAWVLLDRHKLLGDADALDESIKLGRAAVDHGDPENGSRPLAALPLMSALSARYATTGERADVEAAAAVGHRCLQRLRVDDPRQVPLLAGLADVWSEILERTADRVALDEVSSACRRAMALTSHDHPYHADLLVRLSTALHRWYEHTGDQSAAAEAISLARRAVVRSPTDRADVMSHLASLLITQFRASGELALADEAVELAERAAAAEGRENAALLSNVSVAHQTRSEVTGALSDIDRAIAACRAAVSAAAADDPRRSTYFANLSRALARRHAITGDTSYLTMAVEVARRTVQVLPAGQRDEARHLANLCDLLLILAAAGEPDNPDIYDQLQEAVEIARMAVRLTPPGDPNHAARLAQLGLALQKLSERNGEPQALDDAITTSRTAVDMTPLDHGTRAGRVAHLGHAYALRAQVSQDGADAREALTLLRAAAADRSATASVRAGAAARAGRLAASAGDWREAADDLAHAMTLLRRLVHGTGHGLTTERALNELAGVAADAAACAARSGDLPRALSLIEQGTRMRLAQASDANAGTANLPALHPTLAHELREVAEALARDDAADDLTRSPAEAAATVAHRRRLDERWQRTVESIRALPDFADFFGPPSPASLLAAAHQGPVIVVYVSSICSGALLVTPHALQHVSLPELTESQVGARANAISTAESASLDAVVADTLAWLRDTAVTQILAALDGLGTYERLWWMPVGTAAFLPWHAVDDVIDRYVCSYTPTLGSLRLARDRAPALPSTHSPGRAVAVAVAYSETESQVLLPGVSRELAALVALLGEQLRILAGADATRDGVLAALDRYPWVHIACCAISDPARPSASRLMLADGQLSVSDVRARPLRDAEVAVLAACAAGRSDAGASAAAVHITSAWHLAGFRQVIGSLWSVPDAAIARLMHSLYVEVTRRGHLDATAVPYALCASTRLLRQQRVNRPSVWAAFIHVGV